The genomic DNA AAAACGCGGTGGAAAgtccaaaaacaacaacagtgcTTTAGATGTAAATGCGGGTCTGTGGTAGCTAATTTACATTGAAGATAAGGGAATGTTTTGTCTTCTGTGTATGAAGCACATGCAGGGGGAAGTTCGACTGGCCCAGTTCTGTGAAAAGCCATCAGTCCGTATGCGGCTAGGCACTCCAGGAGACCATCTGTCCAGCAGCAACCACAAATCATGTGTCCAAGTAGAGCACACTCAGCGTGTTTCGCATTTCCATACGTTAGCTGTTCAGAAGGATGCAGCCCAAGACGCCACCTTGCAGAATGCATTTCTGTCGGCATATTGGCTCGCAAAAGAAGAGGTGGCAAACAAGAAGTTCCTCTCACTGTTGGTGCTCCTGGAGCGTGCCGGAAACAGTACAATGAAGTTCTTTATGCACAGGTCCCAGCAGTCTATCATTGAGATCTTTGAAGCTATAGGAGATGAGCTATGTGATCGCACCATCAGTGCCATCACCAAGAGCTCAGCGGTTGGTCTTCTTTGTGATGATGCCATGGATGTAAGTGTGGTAGAGCAGTTTATTGGCTTTGTCCAATTCTACAATTCTGACCTGCAGAATGTGGAGGTAAGGCTTCTTTTCCCCGAGGATGCCCTCCAAAGCAGTGATTCTGTCAACAGCCAAGCACTATATGACAGTCATTAAACAGTTTCAGAGCATTGGGCTGACAAAACAGACTGGACTATGTACTGACGGGGCAAGTGTGATGGTGGGTGTAAAAGGGAGGAGCTAGCAGCAAAGCTTAAGAGGCCCTGACAGAGAAAGCGTGTCAGACCCTGGAAATGGAGGTTGGCCAAattcattgaaacttggtgatgACATTGACCTTGATGAGTTATTTCTAAATCCGGTTTTATTTGTCTTCACTCTTTCTTCCTTTCAATTTTTTAGGGGGGTCCCATTTTGGAGTCTCAGAGTACAAAAAAAACACCCACGTGAGAGTTGACTTCCAAGTCCCATTACGATAAAAGCAGAAAGTTCAAAGAAAATCTAATAGTATAGGATGTTTCTACTAAGAACATACTTTTATATCGTTTATGGCTTTGGGGTATATTATTATTGGGATGAGATAGGCATGGCACtgaatgtatgcaaatttcgacCCCCCTGAAAATACGAAAAATAGGCCAAATTCAAGAAATCATAATTTTTACCTGTAATCCTATTAAGAAAGAAGACACACGTCATAAGTTACCTAAGGGAATCTTCAATCCAAAACAGGATAGAAAAATTTGGGTCAGTAAGCTTTGCTGCTTTCCTGGCATCATTATTACGCAACACTATTGCAAAATGACCTCATTTGCATAAACAAAATTTTGACTCAAAAATCACTGCTAAATCAGTTTTTTCCCTAGTCTGGCTACCTTTTTAGGCTCTGAAAACAGTCTACTAGTTTACGACTAGTTtaagggaaaaattgcgccgtGAGTTATAAAATTGCTCCTGGCTAATCCATATTTTGGATTTTAAGGTGGCTAGAAAAGTTCCTAGCACTTCCCAGCACTTATACTTTGGTGGGTTAATACTGTAAAGAGCCGAATGAAACAACAATTTTCCTCACAAAACACACGCACGGCTTTTATTCACTCTCCTGCTTTCTGACTCCTCTGAGACAAGAGATCTTATTACAACCACGTGGTAATTTCACAACCCATAATGTAACAACATTCGTTCCGTCACAATACTGCCTCTCTTTATCAGTTGATGCAATAAAAATTGTATCAAAGGAATGCCCAATTGTTGAACAAGTTGTGGTCAATCTCTTTACATAAAagggttaccatagcaacagtatAACCTGttaaaacacccttaattttaGCTTTAAGTGCTTACAACTCAAAAACGAGGTAACCCTCAATGTTTATCACCGAATTGTGATCAACACATTAAGCtacaactttctggaaagcttAAAAATGTTCCCTCACAGGggtcagagctaccttaaattttccaaatttaaattgcCACTGTACCATTTTGATTGAATatctttaaactttgcagaaagttgtATCTTTGCGTGTTGATCAAAATTCGATAATAGAAAATTAAGGTCACCAAGCTGGTTTTTTAGTTACAAGCACTTAAAGCCAACATTAAGGGTGTTCAGTTTTAACAGCTGAACTGTCGCTATGGTAACCTGTTATGACAATGGATTAAAGGTATAACAATGGTTTCAGCATTCTAGTAAAGAAGTTTGTCATTTATGTACGTTATGGGACACCAAGTGTTGCAATATTTCTAAGCATCTATGATCACAAAATAGAAAACTCGATTGCTTTATTGTACCTTATATAAGACAACATATTACGTTCGCAGACTTAACTTCTTCTGTCTTTAATAAaggttaaatattttgtttggtcTCATACCCTGGATACCAGTAGCAACTCAATGATCATCGCAAAGACAGCTGCATGAAGTAACGAGCTCTTGGAGTGCTTGAATAAAAGTTGCCTTTCGTGAGAGCGGGCCCTTCAAAGCGACGTTAAATTGGTTACACATCGACCTTAAGTCACTTATTTTCAGCTTCGTCAAAAATTGTTCAAATCTACCCTGATGGTAAAGCTGACACAGGTTAACGTCTTCATATTCGACCGGGTGACCAAGGCCGACCTCTCTGTTTACTTGCTCCTCCAAATCTTGCAAGAATACTTCCCTTTCTAGGGCCAAATCTTGATCGTGATCTTGTTGACTGCCGATTTCTTGCCGTCTTTGTCTTGCAGCTAGTCgagagaaaaatcctttgaCTGTTTGCGTCTCGAGCCATTCGTTTCTCTTAAAgttctttttaatttcttcagcAATTTCTGTTGGGTTAGCTTTTTGCTTCCCATCTTTGTTGCCCTCATCGAAAACATTCGTTAAGAATTCCTTGACTGCTGGCGAGATTCTAACATTGgcttttgccttttttagaGCCCATCCTAGTTGTGCCTCACCAGGGGTTCCTTGAAGACCCCCAGCAATTGCTGCATCGGATTGGTAATCAGGGCAGATAGGTTTTTGGCTCTGACCCTTTACAGACGTGGCAATTGACGCCCACTGTCGGCGGATTGTGTCATACACGGATTCTTTCTCTTGTAGCAGGACATGACGCCCGGTATCCATGTGATCATCAGCCTCTTGTAGCGTGCTAAACGTTTGGATGCATGCTGGCTCCATACAAGGGAACGTGGCGACCGGGTTAAGAGGATCTTTAGTTCCAGCCCCTGCCTGTCTTCTCTGCGTTGTAATAATGGATTCTTGTGACCATTCACCCACTCTCCTCAGCCCTGAAGTATCTTGTGTATACATAAAACTTGAATTAGGTATCTTTTGACCTGCCCCAATGCCATAGGCTTGCCAGACTGTGATAATGTCTCTCTCAAAGGAGAAGTTGTTGTACTTTGTGATATTTGGAATCTTGTTAGAAGCAACTTTTGTAGACATCTGAGAGGGATCTACTGTGCACACTGCTACTCGAGTTCCTGTGATGCTGGGGGGTGATTCAAGTGCATTCTTTACATCTTGGGCTGTCTGTATGTCGTTATTCTCTGCCACATAATTTCTGAGACGCTGCTTGCACGGAGCTATTCGTCGATCACATAGGTCTTTGCCCGCCTGTGGATCAGAAAAATCGTACCTCACAACCTCTATTCCACTACGCTTACTGGTGGAATGTATTGTGGACAACAGGGCGGAATTGTGATAGCATCCTGCATTGTCACTTCTTAGTATTGCTCTTTTCACGGAAGGATGCGTTTCTTTGACGGTGCTTAGAACCTCTTCAAGAATGCAAGAAACAGAAAACCAATCCTGTTTACAGCTGTCAAATACAGCTATGTAAGCGTGGATTTGGTATTCGCATTCTGTTGGCTTGCAATCGGGGTGGTCAGATGAATGAACAACTGCTGAAAAATGCCAATTCATTCCTCTCTTGCCAAAAAACTCTGACTGTGTTTCTCTGTATTTCATAGGAAGAAGCTTCATGGCCCAGTCATTGATGACTAAAATGGTTTCACTATTCAGAGCATTCAAAGCATCCTGCCTTGCGATATCTTGCTGAAATGTTCGAAGCAAATGGGATTTCCACGCCTCAATTTCTGTTACGGCATGTTCCCATTCCCACCTTGCTCTTTCCCTTTGCTCTTCTGTCAAACTTATGTCGTTGTTCTCCACTTTCTCTTTAATGCTATTCAGGATTTCTTTAATGCTTTGGCATTGTAAACATACCAGGTCGTGCTCATGGTTGCAAGGGCTGCAAAACTGGTCTTGGCCAGGATCTGATAGGGCAAACTGGATGCAGTGATCAGGACAATGTTCATCGGGACCCAAATTACATTTATAATCACATTTAAGGTATTTCTTTCCTGCTCTTAGTCGTTGGGCAGTTTCTCTTCCCCAAGTAGCTCCTGCACCATTAGTTGCTAGCGTTTCAGCAAGCGTCTCTAGTGTTTCAAAGGCCTCAATCCCAGCTGTCGATGTATTGTCCAGACCTTGGAGGGACTTTTGCCTCGAAGCACTGCACCATTCCATGATTCTAAAACAAGTGCGCTCGTTCAGGGGTTCCTTGCCTTCCTGTTTGCATTCTTGTCGATACAAATGAATGATTTTGGTTGTTGTCATCGTTCGCACAACTGCTGGTATGGGTAGAGTTACTCCAGAGTTCAGCTTCAGCTTTTTAGTACCAAAGGCAACATCTTGTAGAAATGTGGATCttgaaataaaaagaatgaaTTCCCTGACTTTGTCCATGTCTAGACGACATCGAAACAGCTTCTCGGGCACCTTTGTTTCACCAGCACCTATTTCGCTGGCATGCTTTCTGGCATTTTGTATTTGTCGTCTGGAGATGTCAGGGATAAGTTCCTGAAGTTCTGTTTGGCTGTACTTGTCACATATAAGTGAAAGTATTTGAATTCGTGTAGATCTATTTTCAGACTCGTTGTACGCGGCTACTATGGCTTCTACCCCAGCATCAAGGACTAAAGTATTCTTAGGTCTCTCGTGTGACAGGTGATAGTTGATAACCGATTGCCACAGAGGTCCTTCTTGTGAAGGTGCGACCGTACGCAAAACAAGAGTAATAGCTTCCTCTACTTTCTTTGTGTACTGTCTCTTTGTTTTCTCAGACGTTTCATTCCAATCGTAATCAATGTACTGCAAAAAAGGTTGGAAACTGCCCTCTGAAATGCTAGTAAGAGCATTATTCAAGATTGCAAGATGTTTGCGTTGAAGTTCACCCTCTGGCAAGTAGACACTGACGTTTTCTTCTTGGGATGAAATGCTTCTTGCTGAAACGAGCGAATCCAAGGATACACGGGTATCACAAGCTTCCTGTCTCCTCACTCGAGATTGTCTGGGAACAGATTTGAATGTTGACCCTGTAAGTGGCAATTCATTGGGCTTTGCGTCTTGATCAAGTGATCCCCTGCAAGTTCTGCAGATCACTGCAAAAAGAAGATTATTTGTCAGACATTGACTCGTTCTTACTAAACTTCAAAAAGTGCAAAGTGACCACCTGAAAGATTATGACTTAACATGAATCCCTTTTGTCTCCTGATTACGTACAAAGCCTTGAGAAATACCCCACAAGCAATCTCTGCACctttctccagtttctcttttttATTGACTCGAGTAGATAGCTTGATTGCAGGCTATGGGTTGACTTATTATTACCTGAGCCAATTGCAACAGTAACTCGTGTCTGCTCGTATATTTTACACGCCATCTCTTTGTTTATGCGACGAGGGCTTTTCTTTAGCTTGCTTGCGATTCTCTTTAGTCTTGAGGATTCCACATCGTGGTGGTTAGGATGACAACAGTTAGCCTAgtagaaaaaatatatacatgtatgtattttttGGCTTTTAATCCGGCGTATCTTTGAACAAAGCTGGTTCAACAACAATCAGCATTTGTTTCGTTCATTACCTTCACTTGGTACATAGTAGTGTACTTGGCACGATGTTTGGGACATATGGTCAACTTTATAACGTCATTACCGCCAAAGGGAATTCCTGCACGGTTGAGAATGAGTTCCCACTCGGCGATAGCAGCTACCTCAGCTTTCGGAATAAAAAGAAGCATAGCAGTACTTAGTAAATAGTAAGTTGGCCCGTTTAGCGAGACGAATTTTGACCACTGTTTTTTGGGAAATCGGGTTTAGCTTGATTATCGCGCAGAACATTTAGTGACGCGATCACAAGTTAACAGAAAGGCATGGCGTATTGGAAGGTATCCGTGGCTCGTATTTTCAATTGTTTTATTACTGAAAGGTTTTAAATCTTAAACAACAGGGtcaaattgatttaaaaaatctGAGAAAAAACACATAATCAACCTCCAGCCGCTCTTTTAGGAAAATGCTTGCATATTTGAAACCTTTTTCATCAGTCCCGGTAACCTGGTCTGGATACCATGATGTTAGTCCAGGGTACCAGGGCCAGCCTGCCTTCTTATATGAAAGCAGCAGTATTTTAACAGAGGAAATAGCAGTGAGATACGAATTCAGTAATGGGGCAGCAGCTCTAAGAGTAACAAGTGTTCAGTCACCTTCCACATCATTACCTCCACTGTAGAACGTACCATACTTTGGCTATTTCTCTCGCCCATAGAAGAAAAAAGCATTTCGTTTGGCAACACGCCAAGGATCTAAAGGTCAGCATTTTTCTCTGACGCAAACAAATGTTTCAAATGATATTGTTATTAAAAGAATGATAGAAGCTGAATAAATTATATTCTTTGACGCTCAAAATATGGCCAAAAACACCTCGAAATTTGGCTTTCCTATAAATTTCCATGTTATATTGCCAAATGCAACCAAATATACAGCTAAACTGGTTAAAACAATTTTACACTGCAATTTGGGGAAACTCAGTGGAAGTGCAAGATTACAAggatggaagtaaatttgactTTTTGGTAGGGAGTCGAGAAGTCAAGATAGTCCAGTTTCGAGTTCGGCATGGCCGCTGATTAAAAGCACTGAGAACGCATTTGCACAGGGTTAGCCTCGACCTAAAGATGAGTAGATGACCTGTTTGCAGCGCTGtgtattgtttaattttcaaatttgtgcCAGCTTCCCCCCAGTATTTGAGGATATTTTTTAGGGCGAGGCTAACCCTGTGTAAATACGTTCTCTGTGCTTATAGTCGACGGTCATGGCGAACTCGAAGTTAGACTATTCCATTCTGATGGAAATTTGAGTCTTTCAGTCATAAGTTTTTCCATTTAGTTTTTATGATCTTTTTGCTGTTACCAattttgacgtttttttttttctttctgttgcaAGATAATAAAGCTATAGCTCCTGGCCATTCTCATTAAAACACTATATATCAGCCTGGACAATGCCCCTTTAAGGTCTAGTTAAAACAAGGGTATGGAGATTTTGAGGAACGCTAGGAGCGAGAAAGTTTATGTTACTAGGGACCGGGAAATAGTTTtcgtatttttattgttttgtttcagcGACGGTATGTGAAGCCGAAGGGAGACGAAAAAAAATGGTCTTTTCATACCTTCCTGCACAAAATAATTCTTTGCACGACTAAACTGatattttttgttgtattttagaTACGCTGTTCAATAAAGACCCTTTGTCAAAAAGTTACTGCTATCGTAAGACTGAGAAAAAACGGAATAAACTGTATTATCATAAGGGCAAAAGCACCTGAGTAAACACTTTAATTAGGTTACTTTAATTGAGTTACTTAAATAACAACTGATGCGTTAAATAACCACGGAAATTTGGACAAACGTTAAAGAAGCATACAGGGTACGGAAAGATTTAAATGCTTTGCAACATTATTAACCTTAATTGAAAATCTCTGCTTTGTTGGAAAGGTAATGAAGCAAAACTGGTCATTTTTGGAAATTAGAATAAACAGAGCTCACGTCTAGTCTTGTACAAAGAGCGAACGAAACAACACAAAAGTTGTATTTATGTAAACTTTACGGCATTCTAGGCTGTGGAAAACCACCATAAATAGTTTTAGGGCGTGAATTAGCAGCTTGAATATTTCTGCCAATCGGATTGTTTTCATGGGTTTTGTTAAGTGtaaaagtaattcgctaatgtAGAAGCAAAAATGAATGAACTGGTGACAAAACCAGATATATGTTGTTATCATACCAACATCATTTTTCCACGTATAAGGAGACGAAGCATAATAGAATCTGACTATTTTGCAACTGATTGTCCCGTCACACTGTAACAATGTTTTACTCACTTGTCGTGTTTGTGTGCCCGGCCTTTGGTCGACCTCTCATGCCCGACGCTCCAGAACCTTTATACTTATTCTTGAGCCATGGCCCCATGTCCGACGTGCAGGACATTAGAGAAATAATGGCATCGTCACGTAGCGCCCATTTTACAGCGCCACAAGGGTCTGAGTTATGGCCAAATGAACAGTAAGTCATCTTCGAATTCAACTAGTTAGCTGCAAGTTTTGTAATTGTTCGACCCATGGAGACTGGTGCCAAATTGTAACTAGTCCTCACTACAAACACGGACAAAATGAAGAACGGCCAGTATTATAAAGGCCTTGCAACATTTTTCCCACTATTTTGCTTCAGAAAACTTACTATATCACTTACTATAATACGATATTTCTTACTATAATACGATTGATTGTTTCTGTAATAGCTTTATAGCCAGTGTTGTAAGTTTAATTAGTAGTCCCACATCCGGCTTGGCCAGAAGCGTTTTTATGACTCGTATCACAGttattttattttccctttATTTTGCTTAAACGAAATCAATATTTCTCATTTATAAAACATTTGCTTTCCCATAAAAATTATCTAGGCTCGGAAAAAACTGATATAGCAGTGATTTTTAAgtcaaaattttgtttataCAAATGAGGTCATTTTGCACAAGTGTTGAGTAATAATGATGCCGGGAAAGCAGCACAGCTTAaggacccaaatttttcaatCCTGTTTTGGATTATAGATATCCTTAGGTAACTCATGACGTGTGTCTCCATTCGTAATAGGATTACAGGTAACAATTATGGTTTCTTGAAGTTGGcctattttttgtattttcggGGAGgtcgaaatttgcatacatttagTGCCATGCCTATCTCTTCCCAATAATTATATCCCCCAAAGTCATCAACCGTATTAAAGTAGGTTCTTAGTAGAAACATCCCATACCATTATATATTCTGTGAGCTTTCTACATTTATTGTAATGGTACTCCAAAGTTAACCCTTATAAGGGTGTTATTTTTGTACTCTGAGACCCCAAAATGGGACCCCCCTGAAAAAATTGAAAGGAAGACAGaacgaagaaaaataaaaccggATTTAATAATAACTCATCAAGGACAATGTCCTCACCAAGTTTCGTTGAATTTGGCCAACCCCCATTTCCAAGGTCTGACACGCTTTCTGAGTCAGGGCCTCTTAAGTGAGACTGCCCACATATGATTAAGAGTGATTGTCCGAGAAAACCGGGCGGGGGCAAAAGATGGGGGTCCGCCGATTTCCACcgaattttcagcaataaaggACTATCCGATTGGATGATGAACTGTGGTATTTAAAGTTTTCTTGAGACTTTTTCTGTAGAGATAGACCACCCCCCTCGGTTTTGGCCCGTGATCGGCATCGGAGACATTAAAATCTAAGGCCAAACTTCAGCTGCTCCAAACAAAAAatcgttttctctttttaagtTTTAATATATTACTCGGAAAATTCATCTAGTGAGCTAGAATTTCTGAAGTTTTGAGACAAATCTGGcgagttttgaaattttgacCCGTACTTGAACTTTACAATCTAAAGCCGCTTAATTCACGATCTAAAAATTCATCAACTTTGaagtcctttttctccaaagtGCGGcagttattttttatataaattacatttttcgaAAGCCCTATGCATGGGCTTTGCaaatctgcaaagttaaaattgggatctaaaataaaacaaacgcGAGCAGCTTCCAAATTTGGCAAAAATAGCATTCTGGATTTGCGTGATTGCGTGAAGTGTTTACTTCCGGTCTGTCGTAGGTTGCATAATAACTATCCGCTTCCATTTCAATGGACTCAAACTTCGGTTTTTGATATATATATCAACTACAGCTAGCGTATTTTATCAAATTAAAGTTTCCTAGCAAAGAAACTTCCAAGAATTTCGACTCTGATACAATGAAAAaaccagtttattattttggagCTAATTTACATATAAATTTTATCTTACAATTTCTAGCCTTTTGAGTTTATAAAATATACCAATAAAGCTTTTCCCTCTCTGATAAACTAGAAATGTTCTTAaataacgcagaaaaaaatatcggaatgcaacaattattattgCGCAAAGATTAAAAAGGTTGTATTCGATTTCATGCACATTAATAACGTAACGCAATCAACTGgagtgtttatttatttttctcttcttaAGCAAAACTTTGCTAAAAAAAGATTGTAATTCAATGGTTGAATTAAAAATTTGCAAATAGACTTCTAGGTTTTTCCTATAGGGCGATCGAGAAATGCCGAAATTTTTTACTCAGAGGTGCTTGTGTATGGTCATCTTGCGTAATTCGACAGGTAGCCGCCTAATGCGCAAATACGGTAATAGTCTGGACGTGATTGTGCAACATTCATTTGACGTCTTGCATTTATGGAGTAATGGCTGAAAATGTGAGCTGCTCGTTCGCATCGCAGGATTCACCGTGCAGTACGTCTGGGTCAGGATCTGCCCTTGTTCCTTTGTCAGCATGTACCCAGGATATGACGTTTCATCTAACCGGTCTTCATTTGACCAGTAAAAGAGGACGAGGAAAGACAGGATTATCCGAGAAAGATCTCATTTTAAATCGTGCAGGACTGTTCGATCTCAACCCTGCTCAAACTGAATTAATGACCATTTGCCCGAAGCATCGTAAAAATCTGACCACTGATTGGCAAGGTCGAAAAAGTCGTGTTTGCTGCTACCCATGTCATAAAGGTCAGTGAAAACAGTTGGAAGTCCATCGAAGAGTAAATGCCTTGATGTCTGCAGAAATTCATCAACTATTCAATACTGTCATCCCGATTGGTTCTGGTAAGTTATTGCTTATAATAATTGATGTCAATCTACAGTAAATACTCTCTTCTTGGGTTTCCTTGGGTCTCTGCTGGAAAAGTGCAGTGTTTAGGGACTGTGTATAATAATCGGAAGAGGCTGGGGAGAGGGACTGAAAAACCAGGGACGGGGTATTTGAAGAAGTGAGCCCAATTGCTAAATCTTACAAAAAGAGGGAATTGCGGGGAAGGGGGTTAAAGAACAAAATGCTTGTTTtctatttgttttcattttcccgatCCTTctcattgtgatttttttatttcctgaaTTTCATTCTCACTCTCGCTCATATTTTCATTCTAATTTTCATCTTATTATCAAGCAATTTGTTTCTGTCTAGTCATAGTTACGATTCATTACCTTTGTCTATCACGGTGATTAAATCATTCAATTTATAGAGCTAATTGCAAAATGGTTGTCATTGAAGAATAAGCCACCAAAAATGGGAATTTATTGACCTTTGTTATCGCCATAAAAAGATTTATTCAGGAAACCGTTCACGTTTATATAGAATTCTTCATCTCTAAGGGACAGTTCGTTTTCTATCCGCGAGGGGGGTCGGTGGGGCTAGGGGGATGGGGGGTCACTCTCGAAAAAATTGGCTTGAACGGGGAAGGGGCCATGCgaaaaattgggggggggggggggtcatacaATTTCAAAAGTACACTCCTCCAAATCCCACCAGCTCCCCTACACCATAAAAAATAAACGGTCCCTAATTTATtggtatttttttatatttatactttATTTCTTATTACCGGGGCCAGCCAAAGGCTGGAACCGGTTATAAAATGCTGTCTGTTCCTTTCGTTTTTTCAATGTCTCGTTTCCAGGGCCCCGCTTTCCGTTGTGACAAAATTGTTGTCATAGTAACTTTGGTGAGATGCATTGCTGGCTCAGTTGAACTCATGTTCGCCAATGTTCGCCATTTTGAGGATTTTGAGAAAAGCACGAGGCAATGGAGGGTATTCAATGTTTAGAGAGACGTATTTACGAGCGACCACTTACGAGTGAACCTTTTATCGAGAATCAAAGCGAACATATATCAAAACTATCTTTACATCAATCTCTTGTAAAACGTAAGTTTATTACAAAGCGCTATAGACGTGCCCGTGAACCAAGCAGAATTTCACTGCGATTTTTAAGACGTCTCAAGAACAAGAGTAGCGTgttaaaaaagtttttcttcaaaAGGATTTCATCGATTCTTATACCGACGTCCTCAAAGCTGCATCGCTATGTTAAAAAGGTTAGAAAGCTTTATAATACACGTTATAAATGTAATCATAAACACGATCCAaagatattttatttaatta from Montipora capricornis isolate CH-2021 chromosome 2, ASM3666992v2, whole genome shotgun sequence includes the following:
- the LOC138034771 gene encoding uncharacterized protein, coding for MKLLPMKYRETQSEFFGKRGMNWHFSAVVHSSDHPDCKPTECEYQIHAYIAVFDSCKQDWFSVSCILEEVLSTVKETHPSVKRAILRSDNAGCYHNSALLSTIHSTSKRSGIEVVRYDFSDPQAGKDLCDRRIAPCKQRLRNYVAENNDIQTAQDVKNALESPPSITGTRVAVCTVDPSQMSTKVASNKIPNITKYNNFSFERDIITVWQAYGIGAGQKIPNSSFMYTQDTSGLRRVGEWSQESIITTQRRQAGAGTKDPLNPVATFPCMEPACIQTFSTLQEADDHMDTGRHVLLQEKESVYDTIRRQWASIATSVKGQSQKPICPDYQSDAAIAGGLQGTPGEAQLGWALKKAKANVRISPAVKEFLTNVFDEGNKDGKQKANPTEIAEEIKKNFKRNEWLETQTVKGFFSRLAARQRRQEIGSQQDHDQDLALEREVFLQDLEEQVNREVGLGHPVEYEDVNLCQLYHQGRFEQFLTKLKISDLRSMCNQFNVALKGPLSRKATFIQALQELVTSCSCLCDDH
- the LOC138034783 gene encoding uncharacterized protein, which encodes MLLFIPKAEVAAIAEWELILNRAGIPFGGNDVIKLTICPKHRAKYTTMYQVKANCCHPNHHDVESSRLKRIASKLKKSPRRINKEMACKIYEQTRVTVAIGSVICRTCRGSLDQDAKPNELPLTGSTFKSVPRQSRVRRQEACDTRVSLDSLVSARSISSQEENVSVYLPEGELQRKHLAILNNALTSISEGSFQPFLQYIDYDWNETSEKTKRQYTKKVEEAITLVLRTVAPSQEGPLWQSVINYHLSHERPKNTLVLDAGVEAIVAAYNESENRSTRIQILSLICDKYSQTELQELIPDISRRQIQNARKHASEIGAGETKVPEKLFRCRLDMDKVREFILFISRSTFLQDVAFGTKKLKLNSGVTLPIPAVVRTMTTTKIIHLNP